In a genomic window of Streptococcus mitis NCTC 12261:
- a CDS encoding DEAD/DEAH box helicase: MTSNIFEINYNGTGASQSNNALGMREMQERVYAKRTSQHLLIKAPPASGKSRALMFIALDKLHAQGLKKAIIAVPERSIGKSFRSTKLTDYGFYWDWEVLSKNNLTEQGTSKSKVKQFVDFMHSESPDDRVLICTHATLRFAFEQLADSDFNDVLLAIDEFHHVSQDDNSVLGNALRNILANSTAHVVAMTGSYFRGDSVPILAPEDEQKFDKVSYTYYEQLEGYKYLKSFAMGYNFYRGRYTDALHEVLDTSKKTIIHIPNVNSGESTKDKYDEVDRILDELGQAVPDPKTGLWLVTEETGRVLKVADLVTEEEREKVQDYLNKMSSLNDLDIIIALGMAKEGFDWPYAEYALTIGYRQSLTEIVQIIGRVTRDSSNKSHAQFTNLISQPDAQDDEVFFAVNNVMKAITASLLMESVLAPNFKFKRKDREDQKSSGAEMFVKGLKEPSTQRTKDIIENDLNDLRASILQEPRIQTAIAAGTDAEVINKQMIPAIIKQIYPDLSGAEVEEVRQQFISQSVVQSAERKEGVGQTDFLKMADKFVNIDELSIDLIDQINPFQRAYEVISREIDAPTLRLIQDYMDGQKMEFSEEELLILYPQIKQFLKENGRHPDKSSHDKYEQRLAYALLQLSQMKLKMESGND, translated from the coding sequence ATGACCTCAAATATATTTGAAATTAATTACAATGGTACAGGTGCTAGTCAATCTAATAATGCACTTGGTATGCGTGAAATGCAGGAGCGGGTATATGCTAAGAGAACTTCTCAACACTTATTGATTAAGGCGCCTCCTGCATCTGGTAAGTCGAGAGCTTTGATGTTTATTGCTCTTGATAAATTACATGCTCAAGGTCTGAAAAAAGCTATTATAGCTGTTCCAGAAAGATCTATCGGAAAATCGTTTCGTTCAACAAAATTGACAGATTATGGTTTTTACTGGGATTGGGAAGTTCTTTCCAAAAATAATTTGACTGAACAAGGGACCAGTAAAAGTAAGGTAAAACAGTTTGTAGACTTTATGCATTCAGAGTCTCCTGATGATAGAGTTTTAATCTGTACGCATGCCACCTTGCGTTTTGCTTTTGAACAGCTGGCTGATAGTGATTTTAATGATGTTCTTTTAGCTATCGATGAATTTCATCATGTATCTCAAGATGATAATTCAGTTTTAGGAAATGCCTTAAGAAACATATTAGCCAATTCAACAGCCCATGTAGTAGCTATGACGGGCTCTTATTTCCGTGGAGATTCTGTACCTATTTTGGCACCTGAAGATGAGCAAAAATTCGACAAGGTATCCTATACTTATTATGAACAGTTGGAGGGGTACAAATATCTGAAAAGTTTTGCCATGGGCTATAACTTTTATCGTGGTCGTTATACGGATGCTTTGCACGAAGTACTGGACACGAGCAAGAAAACCATTATTCATATTCCCAATGTAAACTCAGGTGAGTCAACCAAGGATAAGTATGATGAAGTTGACCGAATTTTAGACGAACTGGGGCAAGCAGTTCCAGATCCTAAGACTGGATTATGGTTAGTTACTGAGGAAACAGGTCGTGTATTGAAAGTTGCAGACCTTGTCACAGAAGAAGAACGTGAAAAAGTACAGGATTACCTAAACAAGATGAGCAGTTTAAATGATCTCGATATCATTATTGCACTTGGTATGGCTAAAGAAGGTTTTGACTGGCCTTATGCTGAGTATGCTTTGACGATTGGCTATCGTCAGTCGCTAACAGAAATTGTTCAGATTATAGGTCGAGTAACACGCGATAGTTCCAATAAGTCACACGCTCAATTTACCAATCTCATTTCTCAACCAGATGCTCAAGATGATGAAGTTTTCTTCGCTGTGAATAATGTTATGAAGGCCATTACAGCTAGTCTATTGATGGAGTCTGTTTTAGCGCCAAATTTCAAGTTCAAACGAAAAGACCGAGAAGACCAGAAATCTTCTGGTGCCGAAATGTTTGTTAAAGGCTTAAAAGAGCCTAGTACACAGAGAACAAAGGATATCATAGAAAATGATTTGAATGACTTACGTGCTAGTATATTGCAAGAACCGCGTATCCAAACTGCAATTGCTGCAGGAACGGATGCAGAAGTCATTAATAAGCAGATGATTCCAGCCATCATTAAACAAATCTACCCTGACTTAAGTGGGGCTGAAGTTGAAGAAGTTCGTCAACAGTTTATTAGTCAATCGGTGGTTCAATCAGCTGAACGGAAAGAGGGAGTAGGGCAAACAGATTTTCTAAAAATGGCAGATAAATTTGTGAATATTGATGAGTTATCTATTGATTTGATTGATCAGATTAATCCCTTCCAGAGAGCTTACGAAGTTATATCACGTGAAATTGATGCTCCGACTTTACGTCTGATACAAGATTATATGGATGGTCAGAAGATGGAGTTTTCTGAAGAAGAACTGTTAATTCTTTATCCTCAAATTAAGCAATTTTTGAAAGAAAATGGTCGTCATCCAGATAAATCAAGTCACGATAAGTACGAACAGAGACTTGCTTATGCTTTGTTACAATTATCTCAGATGAAGCTGAAGATGGAGAGCGGTAATGACTGA
- a CDS encoding GIY-YIG nuclease family protein: MTDFKNLNDIFNDSDFEHLITPLKPKKKIVTDHEVEKFLEIIDWVRENNGQEPQKSRNIKERSLFSRLNGIRKSPNSIRKLEPYDEFGLLKIDIVESETPISSPASLTDILSDKLFESVNGAEKSLFDVSRYKRTIQARDKTRTRKRMGNFEDYQGLFTRVHDEISEGRRQVRKSDVIKEKEIKPGMFYVDNGVMVYVVSKGEDFTDKNGYTNAELHLVYENGTENKKALLRSFVSNLHDRTRHGRMVTELIEDVMTVISPSERITTGYIYVVKSLSSNPQIANISNLYKIGFTQDQIEKRLANSEREGTYLFAPVRLVASFEVQNFSARKLETTLHHYFADKQLDMELIAPNGDSFVPKEWFLVSLDEIQEVIEKIGLMI, encoded by the coding sequence ATGACTGATTTCAAAAACTTAAATGACATTTTTAATGATTCTGATTTTGAACATTTAATAACTCCTTTAAAACCTAAGAAAAAAATAGTTACAGATCATGAAGTAGAGAAATTTTTAGAAATTATAGATTGGGTGAGAGAAAATAATGGGCAAGAGCCACAAAAGTCTAGAAATATTAAAGAACGCAGTTTATTTTCTCGATTGAATGGTATTAGAAAATCTCCTAATAGCATCCGAAAGTTAGAACCTTATGATGAATTTGGGCTACTAAAAATAGATATAGTTGAGTCCGAGACCCCTATTTCAAGTCCTGCTAGTTTAACAGATATTTTATCAGATAAATTGTTTGAGTCAGTAAATGGTGCTGAAAAATCTTTATTTGATGTCTCACGTTATAAACGAACGATTCAAGCGCGTGATAAAACACGAACACGTAAACGGATGGGAAATTTTGAAGATTATCAGGGATTATTTACTCGTGTTCATGATGAAATTAGTGAAGGTCGTCGTCAAGTCAGAAAGTCTGATGTGATAAAAGAAAAAGAAATTAAACCTGGTATGTTCTATGTGGATAATGGAGTAATGGTTTATGTTGTTTCTAAAGGAGAAGACTTCACTGATAAGAATGGTTATACTAATGCTGAACTTCATCTCGTATATGAAAATGGTACAGAAAATAAGAAGGCCTTACTCCGCTCTTTTGTATCTAATCTGCACGATAGAACGCGCCATGGACGAATGGTAACAGAATTGATAGAAGATGTGATGACTGTTATCAGTCCAAGCGAACGAATTACAACTGGATATATCTATGTAGTGAAATCTTTGAGTAGCAATCCTCAAATTGCCAACATCAGTAATCTCTATAAAATCGGTTTTACACAGGATCAAATTGAAAAACGGTTAGCAAATTCAGAAAGAGAAGGAACCTATCTTTTTGCTCCTGTCCGTTTAGTAGCTAGTTTTGAGGTTCAAAATTTCAGCGCTCGAAAATTAGAAACTACTCTTCATCATTATTTTGCAGACAAGCAGTTAGATATGGAATTAATAGCACCAAATGGAGATAGCTTTGTCCCTAAAGAGTGGTTTCTAGTATCGCTAGATGAGATCCAAGAAGTGATTGAAAAAATTGGCTTAATGATTTAG
- a CDS encoding LURP-one-related/scramblase family protein, which produces MKTFLVKQKFRLGGERFAIKDDKGEIAYQVEGSFFKIPKTFTIYDATGEQVSQISKEILTLLPRFEIQLWDGSSFVIRKKLTFWRDKYEFDNLGLRIEGNIWDLNFKLLDDRDQLIAEIKKELFHLTSTYSVTVLEDAYADLVISLCVAIDYVEMLESQSH; this is translated from the coding sequence ATGAAAACATTTCTTGTCAAACAAAAGTTTCGTCTTGGAGGCGAACGCTTCGCTATCAAGGATGACAAAGGAGAAATTGCCTATCAGGTGGAGGGATCATTTTTTAAGATTCCCAAAACTTTTACCATCTATGATGCGACTGGTGAACAGGTTAGTCAGATTAGTAAAGAAATCTTGACCTTGCTACCTCGTTTTGAGATTCAGCTTTGGGATGGCTCGAGTTTTGTCATTCGCAAGAAGTTGACCTTCTGGCGAGATAAGTATGAGTTTGATAATCTAGGTCTTCGTATCGAGGGCAATATCTGGGATTTGAATTTCAAATTGCTGGATGATCGCGATCAGCTGATTGCGGAAATTAAGAAGGAACTCTTCCATCTGACCTCTACCTATAGCGTAACGGTTCTGGAGGATGCTTATGCAGACCTAGTCATTTCCCTCTGTGTCGCGATTGACTATGTGGAAATGCTGGAAAGCCAATCACATTAA
- the alaS gene encoding alanine--tRNA ligase has product MKQLSSAQVRQMWLDFWATKGHSVEPSVSLVPVNDPTLLWINSGVATLKKYFDGTIIPENPRITNAQKAIRTNDIENVGKTARHHTMFEMLGNFSIGDYFRDEAITWAYELLTSPEWFDFPAEKLYMTYYPDDKDSYNRWIEVGVDPSHLIPIEDNFWEIGAGPSGPDTEIFFDRGEAFDPENIGIRLLAEDIENDRYIEIWNIVLSQFNADPAVPRSEYKELPHKNIDTGAGLERLVAVIQGAKTNFETDLFMPIIREVEKLSGKVYDQDGDNMSFKVIADHIRSLSFAIGDGALPGNEGRGYVLRRLLRRASMHGQKLGINEPFLYKLVPTVGKIMESYYPEVLEKRDFIEKIVKSEEESFARTLHSGQHFAQGIVADLKEKGQSVIAGSDVFKLYDTYGFPVELTEEIAEEAGMTVDREGFEAAMKEQQERARASAVKGGSMGMQNETLQNITVESVFNYNASQLSSKLVAIVADNAEVEAVSEGTASLIFAETPFYAEMGGQVADHGQILDESGKVVATVTNVQKAPNGQALHTVDVLAPLALNQEYTLAIDTNRRHRVMKNHTATHLLHAALHNILGSHATQAGSLNEVEFLRFDFTHFQAVTAEELRAIEQQVNEKIWEALEVKTVETDIDTAKEMGAMALFGEKYGKEVRVVTIGDYSIELCGGTHVGNTSEIGLFKIVKEEGIGSGTRRILAVTGKEAFEAYREQEDALKAVAATLKAPQLKEVPHKVEGLQEQLRQLQKENAELKEKAAAAAAGDIFKDVKEVNGHRYIASQVSVSDAGALRTFADNWKQKDYSDLLVLVAAIGDKVNVLVASKTKDLHAGNLVKELAPIVDGRGGGKPDMAMAGGSNQAKIQELLDAVAGKL; this is encoded by the coding sequence ATGAAACAACTATCTAGTGCACAAGTACGCCAAATGTGGCTTGATTTCTGGGCGACCAAAGGTCACTCTGTAGAACCATCAGTGAGCTTGGTTCCTGTAAATGACCCAACACTTTTGTGGATCAACTCTGGGGTAGCAACCCTTAAGAAATACTTTGACGGAACCATTATCCCTGAAAATCCACGTATTACCAATGCCCAAAAGGCTATCCGTACCAATGATATTGAAAACGTAGGGAAGACTGCACGTCACCATACCATGTTTGAAATGTTGGGGAACTTCTCTATCGGAGATTACTTCCGTGACGAAGCCATCACTTGGGCTTATGAGCTTTTGACAAGCCCTGAATGGTTTGATTTTCCTGCTGAAAAACTTTACATGACCTACTATCCAGATGATAAAGATTCATACAACCGCTGGATTGAAGTGGGAGTGGATCCAAGTCACTTGATTCCAATCGAGGACAACTTCTGGGAAATCGGTGCGGGACCTTCTGGACCAGATACAGAAATTTTCTTTGACCGTGGAGAAGCTTTTGACCCAGAAAATATCGGTATTCGCCTTCTTGCAGAAGATATCGAAAATGACCGTTATATCGAAATCTGGAACATTGTTTTGTCACAATTTAACGCAGACCCTGCTGTTCCTCGTAGCGAGTACAAGGAATTGCCACACAAGAACATTGATACGGGCGCTGGTTTGGAGCGTTTGGTGGCCGTTATCCAAGGTGCTAAGACTAACTTTGAAACAGACCTCTTCATGCCAATCATTCGTGAAGTGGAGAAATTGTCTGGTAAGGTTTATGACCAAGATGGCGACAACATGAGCTTTAAGGTCATCGCTGACCACATCCGTTCCCTTTCATTTGCCATCGGTGATGGTGCTCTTCCAGGAAATGAAGGCCGCGGTTATGTCCTTCGTCGTCTTCTCCGTCGTGCTTCTATGCATGGTCAAAAATTGGGAATCAACGAGCCTTTCCTTTACAAACTCGTTCCAACCGTTGGAAAAATCATGGAAAGCTACTATCCAGAAGTGCTTGAAAAACGTGACTTTATTGAGAAAATTGTTAAGAGCGAGGAAGAGTCATTTGCTCGTACCCTTCACTCAGGTCAACACTTTGCCCAAGGCATTGTAGCTGACTTGAAAGAAAAAGGTCAATCTGTCATTGCTGGTTCAGATGTATTCAAACTTTATGACACTTATGGATTCCCAGTTGAATTGACTGAAGAAATCGCTGAAGAAGCTGGGATGACTGTAGACCGTGAAGGATTTGAAGCAGCCATGAAAGAACAGCAAGAACGCGCGCGTGCGTCAGCTGTTAAAGGTGGTTCAATGGGTATGCAAAATGAAACCCTTCAAAACATCACTGTAGAAAGTGTCTTCAACTACAATGCTAGCCAATTATCTTCTAAATTGGTGGCTATCGTGGCTGACAATGCAGAAGTAGAAGCTGTATCAGAAGGAACTGCCTCTCTTATCTTTGCGGAAACGCCATTCTATGCTGAAATGGGTGGACAGGTCGCTGACCACGGACAAATCTTGGATGAGTCAGGTAAGGTCGTGGCTACTGTGACCAATGTTCAAAAAGCACCAAACGGACAAGCTCTTCACACTGTTGACGTCCTTGCACCGCTTGCCTTGAACCAAGAATATACCTTGGCAATTGATACCAATCGTCGTCACCGTGTCATGAAAAACCACACTGCGACTCACTTGCTTCACGCTGCCCTTCACAATATCCTTGGAAGCCATGCAACTCAGGCAGGATCTCTTAATGAAGTTGAATTCCTTCGCTTTGACTTTACCCATTTCCAAGCTGTGACTGCTGAAGAATTGCGTGCGATTGAGCAGCAAGTCAACGAAAAAATCTGGGAAGCTCTTGAAGTGAAGACAGTTGAAACGGATATTGACACTGCCAAAGAAATGGGTGCTATGGCCCTCTTTGGTGAGAAATACGGCAAGGAAGTTCGTGTCGTGACTATCGGTGACTACTCTATCGAGCTTTGTGGTGGTACCCACGTTGGCAACACTTCTGAAATTGGCCTCTTCAAGATTGTCAAAGAAGAAGGTATCGGATCAGGAACTCGCCGTATCTTGGCAGTGACTGGTAAGGAAGCCTTTGAAGCCTACCGTGAACAAGAAGACGCTCTTAAAGCTGTCGCAGCAACCTTGAAAGCACCTCAACTTAAAGAAGTACCTCACAAGGTAGAAGGACTTCAAGAACAACTTCGTCAATTGCAAAAAGAAAATGCTGAATTGAAAGAAAAAGCCGCAGCTGCAGCAGCAGGCGATATCTTCAAGGATGTGAAGGAAGTCAATGGTCACCGTTACATTGCTAGCCAAGTATCTGTATCTGACGCTGGTGCCCTTCGTACTTTTGCGGATAACTGGAAACAAAAAGACTACTCTGATCTTCTTGTCCTAGTTGCCGCTATCGGTGACAAAGTCAATGTCCTTGTAGCAAGCAAGACAAAAGACCTTCATGCAGGAAACCTTGTCAAAGAATTGGCACCAATCGTCGATGGACGTGGTGGTGGTAAACCAGACATGGCCATGGCAGGAGGAAGCAATCAAGCTAAGATCCAAGAATTGTTGGATGCAGTAGCAGGTAAATTGTAA
- a CDS encoding alpha-amylase, which produces MQNQTLMQYFEWYLPHDGQHWTRLAEDAPHLADLGISHVWMPPAFKATNEKDVGYGIYDLFDLGEFNQKGTVRTKYGFKEDYLQAIQALKAQGIQPMADVVLNHKAAADHMEAFQVIEVDPVDRTVELGEPFTINGWTSFTFDGRQDTYNDFHWHWYHFTGTDYDAKRRKSGIYLIQGDNKGWANEELVDNENGNYDYLMYADLDFKHPEVIQNIYDWADWFMETTGVAGFRLDAVKHIDSFFMSNFIRDMKEKYGEDFYVFGEFWNPDKEANLDYLEKTEERFDLVDVRLHQNLFESSQAGANYDLRGIFTDSLVELKPYKTVTFVDNHDTQRGQALESTVEEWFKPAAYALILLRQDGLPCVFYGDYYGISGQYAQQDFKEVLDRLLTIRKDLAYGEQTDYFDDANCIGWVRSGAENQSPIAVLISNDQENSKSMFVGQEWANQTFVDLLGNHQGQVTIDEEGYGQFPVSAASVSVWAANTI; this is translated from the coding sequence ATGCAAAATCAAACACTCATGCAATACTTTGAATGGTATCTGCCCCACGACGGCCAGCACTGGACGCGTCTAGCTGAAGATGCTCCACACCTAGCTGATCTCGGCATCAGTCATGTCTGGATGCCACCAGCTTTCAAGGCTACCAATGAAAAAGATGTAGGTTATGGGATCTATGACTTATTCGACTTAGGAGAGTTTAATCAAAAAGGCACTGTCCGCACCAAATATGGTTTTAAAGAAGACTATCTTCAAGCTATTCAAGCCCTAAAAGCGCAGGGAATTCAACCTATGGCAGATGTGGTGCTCAATCACAAGGCTGCTGCTGATCACATGGAAGCCTTTCAGGTTATTGAAGTGGATCCTGTAGACCGTACAGTTGAACTTGGTGAACCCTTCACCATCAATGGCTGGACTAGCTTTACCTTCGATGGTCGCCAAGATACCTACAATGACTTCCACTGGCACTGGTACCACTTCACAGGTACAGACTACGATGCCAAACGCCGCAAGTCTGGGATTTATCTGATTCAAGGGGACAACAAGGGTTGGGCAAATGAGGAATTAGTCGATAATGAAAACGGTAACTATGACTACCTCATGTATGCCGACCTAGACTTTAAACATCCTGAAGTCATCCAAAATATCTATGACTGGGCTGACTGGTTCATGGAAACGACTGGTGTAGCTGGTTTCCGCTTGGATGCCGTTAAACACATTGACTCTTTCTTCATGAGCAATTTTATCCGTGATATGAAGGAAAAATACGGTGAGGATTTCTATGTTTTTGGTGAATTCTGGAATCCTGACAAGGAAGCCAATCTAGACTATCTTGAAAAAACGGAAGAACGATTCGACCTTGTTGATGTTCGTCTCCACCAAAATCTCTTTGAATCCAGTCAAGCTGGCGCAAACTATGACCTTCGTGGTATTTTCACAGATAGCTTGGTTGAACTCAAACCTTACAAGACTGTAACCTTTGTCGACAACCACGATACCCAACGTGGTCAGGCTCTTGAGTCTACTGTTGAAGAATGGTTCAAACCAGCAGCCTATGCCCTCATTCTATTACGCCAAGACGGCCTTCCATGTGTCTTTTACGGAGACTACTATGGGATTTCAGGGCAGTATGCTCAACAAGATTTCAAAGAAGTCCTTGACCGCCTCCTAACCATCCGAAAAGATTTGGCCTATGGAGAACAAACAGACTACTTTGATGACGCAAACTGTATCGGTTGGGTACGTTCAGGTGCTGAAAATCAATCCCCAATCGCAGTCCTTATCTCAAATGACCAAGAAAACAGCAAGTCAATGTTTGTCGGCCAAGAATGGGCTAACCAAACCTTTGTAGATTTACTTGGCAACCACCAAGGTCAAGTTACAATTGATGAGGAAGGTTATGGACAATTCCCAGTCTCAGCTGCTTCGGTAAGTGTCTGGGCAGCCAATACAATCTAA
- a CDS encoding ABC transporter ATP-binding protein — protein sequence MIEFQNVSKLYGDKEALSNLNLQIENGEIMGLIGHNGAGKSTTIKSLVSIISPSSGRILVDGQELSENRLAIKRKIGYVADSPDLFLRLTANEFWELIASSYDLTSSDLEASLARLLSVFDFAENRYQVIETLSHGMRQKVFVIGALLSDPDIWVLDEPLTGLDPQAAFDLKKMMKEHAQKGKTVLFSTHVLEVAEQVCDRIAILKKGHLIYCGSVEDLRKDNPDQSLESIYLSLAGRKEEVSDASQGH from the coding sequence ATGATTGAATTTCAAAATGTTAGTAAGTTGTATGGTGATAAAGAGGCTTTAAGCAATCTCAATTTGCAGATTGAAAATGGGGAGATTATGGGCTTGATTGGCCATAATGGGGCTGGAAAATCGACCACCATAAAGTCTCTAGTCAGTATCATTTCACCAAGTAGTGGTCGTATTTTGGTAGACGGTCAGGAGTTATCGGAAAATCGCTTGGCTATCAAACGAAAGATTGGTTATGTAGCAGACTCGCCTGACTTATTTTTACGCTTAACGGCCAATGAATTTTGGGAATTGATTGCTTCATCCTATGATCTGACTAGCTCTGATTTGGAGGCTAGTCTAGCTAGGCTATTAAGTGTTTTTGATTTTGCTGAAAATCGCTATCAGGTTATTGAAACTCTTTCTCACGGAATGCGTCAGAAAGTCTTTGTCATCGGAGCACTATTGTCTGATCCTGATATTTGGGTCTTGGACGAACCCTTGACTGGTTTAGATCCTCAGGCTGCCTTTGATTTGAAGAAAATGATGAAGGAACATGCACAAAAAGGGAAGACGGTCTTGTTTTCAACTCATGTCCTAGAGGTAGCTGAGCAAGTCTGTGATCGGATTGCCATTTTGAAAAAGGGGCATTTGATCTATTGTGGTAGCGTAGAGGACTTGAGAAAAGACAATCCAGACCAGTCTTTAGAAAGTATCTATCTTAGCCTTGCTGGTAGAAAAGAGGAGGTTTCAGATGCGTCTCAAGGTCATTAA
- a CDS encoding LTA synthase family protein, translating to MGTRLGFVLTLLILYWLKTLLAYTVDFNLDIQLGKLQGNYLAFIAFFNPLPLGLLLLALALYARSTKIFYGLSIAIYSLLFIWLYSNIFYYREFSDFITANTMKVVSKVSVGTAELELLRFWDFIYFMDFPLLAYLLYKKLIQLDRRPFKFRSSVAITALSALLFSANLFLAEIERPDLLSRGFSNYYVVRALSLPAFLGYSANQSYSANKERAKASETDLQPITDYIQEHSAKPNPDYFGLAKGKNVIYLHLESFQQFLLDYKLNIDGTEHEVTPFLNSLYHSQATLAFSNIFNQVKAGKTSDAETMLETGLFGLDQGSFMVNYGGTNTQQAAPFILSKNGYQSSAVFHGNIGTFWNRNTTYKQWGYQYFFDASYFTKQDSSNSFQYGLNDKIMMKDSIQYLEHLQQPFYAKYITVSNHYPYASNLTGDELGFPLAKTKDETINGYFQTANYLDSAIKAFFDYLKESGLYEKSIIVIYGDHYGISNSRNPDLAPLIGKTSENWSNYDNAMLQRVPFMVVMPGYKKGQIINTYGGQIDILPTLEHLLGIKSNSFLQVGQDLLSPDHQEIIAFRTANSFVTPKYTSYDGRTYYTESGLEISNLDEQAQTELEIVRQAASQQLKISDQIQTGDLIRFYQADHLGKVDTESISYLNSLPILQKIEQEKGSQSTSLFSQRQSKTSADLFKAPSYQELHPESAETESKSQ from the coding sequence ATGGGTACCAGACTGGGTTTTGTCCTAACCCTTTTAATCCTCTATTGGCTCAAAACCTTACTAGCCTATACCGTTGACTTTAATTTAGATATTCAATTGGGCAAGCTGCAAGGGAATTACCTTGCCTTTATCGCTTTTTTCAATCCCCTTCCTTTGGGACTCCTCCTGCTGGCTCTAGCCCTCTATGCTCGGTCAACCAAGATCTTTTATGGCCTTAGTATAGCTATTTATAGCCTTTTGTTCATTTGGCTTTATTCCAATATCTTTTACTATCGAGAATTTAGTGACTTTATCACGGCCAATACCATGAAAGTGGTCAGCAAGGTGTCTGTTGGTACTGCCGAACTAGAGTTACTACGCTTTTGGGATTTCATCTATTTTATGGATTTCCCATTGCTGGCTTATCTTCTCTATAAGAAGCTCATCCAGTTGGATAGGAGACCTTTCAAATTCCGCTCCAGTGTTGCTATCACAGCTCTCTCAGCCCTGCTCTTTTCTGCTAATCTTTTCTTGGCTGAAATCGAACGTCCCGATCTCCTATCGCGAGGATTTTCGAATTATTATGTTGTCCGCGCCCTCAGTTTGCCAGCCTTTTTAGGCTATAGTGCCAACCAATCATACAGCGCAAACAAAGAACGTGCTAAGGCTTCTGAGACTGATCTTCAACCTATTACAGATTATATTCAAGAACATTCTGCTAAGCCCAATCCAGACTATTTTGGCTTGGCCAAAGGAAAAAATGTGATTTATCTCCACTTGGAGAGCTTCCAGCAATTTCTTCTTGACTATAAACTCAACATAGATGGAACTGAGCATGAAGTCACTCCCTTCCTTAATTCCCTCTACCATTCGCAAGCAACCCTAGCCTTTTCGAATATCTTTAACCAAGTCAAGGCTGGTAAAACCTCAGATGCGGAAACCATGCTAGAGACCGGTTTGTTTGGACTTGACCAAGGTTCTTTCATGGTCAATTACGGTGGTACCAATACCCAGCAGGCTGCTCCTTTTATCCTATCAAAAAACGGCTATCAATCGAGTGCCGTCTTTCACGGTAATATCGGGACCTTCTGGAATCGGAATACGACCTATAAACAATGGGGCTACCAATACTTCTTTGATGCTTCCTATTTTACCAAGCAAGACAGTAGCAATTCTTTCCAATATGGTTTGAATGATAAAATCATGATGAAAGATTCTATCCAATATCTGGAGCATTTGCAGCAGCCTTTTTATGCCAAGTATATCACGGTGTCCAATCACTATCCCTATGCTAGCAATCTGACTGGCGATGAGCTTGGTTTCCCCTTGGCCAAAACCAAAGACGAAACGATCAACGGCTACTTCCAAACAGCCAACTATCTGGATAGTGCTATCAAGGCCTTCTTTGACTATCTCAAAGAAAGCGGCCTCTATGAAAAATCCATCATCGTCATCTACGGAGACCATTATGGAATTTCTAACTCCCGCAATCCTGACCTCGCTCCCTTGATTGGCAAGACTTCTGAAAACTGGTCGAATTACGACAATGCCATGTTGCAACGAGTGCCTTTTATGGTAGTCATGCCTGGCTATAAAAAAGGGCAAATCATTAATACCTACGGTGGACAAATCGATATCTTACCGACTCTCGAACACCTCCTTGGTATTAAGTCCAATTCCTTCCTTCAAGTTGGACAAGACCTCCTGTCTCCAGATCATCAAGAAATCATTGCCTTTCGAACTGCCAATTCCTTCGTCACACCAAAATACACCAGTTATGACGGACGAACCTACTACACTGAGAGCGGTCTTGAAATCAGCAATCTTGATGAACAAGCTCAGACTGAACTAGAAATTGTTCGTCAAGCAGCTAGTCAACAGCTAAAAATCAGCGACCAGATTCAAACTGGTGATTTGATACGTTTCTACCAAGCAGATCATCTTGGAAAAGTTGATACAGAAAGTATTTCTTACCTCAATTCCTTGCCAATTCTGCAAAAGATTGAACAGGAAAAAGGAAGTCAGTCAACTAGCCTCTTTAGCCAACGACAAAGTAAGACCAGTGCTGACCTTTTCAAGGCACCAAGTTACCAAGAACTCCATCCAGAGTCGGCAGAAACCGAATCAAAATCACAATAA